The following are from one region of the bacterium genome:
- the mtnA gene encoding S-methyl-5-thioribose-1-phosphate isomerase, translated as MSNPEVQMTFQTLAWRDGALELLDQRALPTRVTTVTCAGVMDVFEAIRNLTVRGAPAIGVAAAYGMVLSISDAAASLERVRAQLDEDARRLKAARPTAVNLMWAVDRMMRAAAASDAYDAAGLRDHLEREAIAIHREDQAMCRKIGEIGLPLFIDGMNILTHCNAGALATSGIGTALAPIYCAHARGVRLHVFADETRPVWQGARLTMWELMQQGVPCTLITDNTAASLFAKQRIDAVIVGADRIAANGDVVNKIGTYNLAVLAVHHGVPFYVAAPTSTFDPALPNGRHIPIEERSSTEVSNVGPVRLAPPGAKIYSPAFDLTPSDLVTAIISDQGITPGGRDG; from the coding sequence CTGGCCTGGCGCGACGGCGCGCTGGAGTTGCTCGATCAGCGCGCGCTGCCGACGCGGGTGACGACAGTGACCTGCGCCGGCGTCATGGATGTCTTCGAGGCGATCCGCAATCTGACGGTGCGCGGCGCGCCGGCGATCGGCGTGGCCGCGGCCTACGGCATGGTCCTGTCGATCAGCGACGCCGCCGCATCGCTTGAGCGCGTCCGGGCGCAGTTGGACGAGGATGCGCGCCGCCTGAAGGCGGCGCGTCCGACCGCGGTCAATCTCATGTGGGCGGTCGACCGGATGATGCGCGCCGCGGCTGCGTCCGACGCGTACGACGCGGCCGGATTGAGAGACCATCTGGAGCGGGAGGCCATCGCCATCCACCGCGAAGACCAGGCGATGTGCCGCAAGATCGGCGAGATTGGGCTGCCGCTGTTTATCGACGGCATGAACATCCTGACGCATTGCAACGCCGGAGCGCTGGCGACGTCGGGAATTGGCACCGCGCTCGCCCCGATCTACTGCGCCCATGCGCGGGGGGTGCGTCTGCATGTCTTCGCCGATGAAACGCGTCCGGTCTGGCAGGGCGCGCGGCTGACGATGTGGGAGTTGATGCAACAAGGGGTGCCCTGCACCTTGATCACCGACAACACTGCCGCGTCGCTGTTTGCCAAGCAACGGATCGACGCGGTGATCGTCGGTGCCGACCGGATCGCCGCCAATGGGGACGTGGTCAACAAGATTGGCACCTACAACCTCGCGGTCCTGGCGGTCCATCATGGGGTCCCGTTTTATGTGGCCGCCCCCACCTCCACTTTCGATCCCGCCTTGCCGAACGGTCGGCACATCCCGATCGAGGAGCGATCATCGACCGAGGTGAGCAATGTCGGGCCGGTGCGTCTGGCGCCTCCCGGCGCGAAGATCTATTCTCCCGCCTTCGATCTGACACCGTCTGACTTGGTAACCGCGATTATCTCCGATCAGGGGATCACTCCGGGGGGGCGTGACGGCTGA